The following proteins come from a genomic window of Falco cherrug isolate bFalChe1 chromosome Z, bFalChe1.pri, whole genome shotgun sequence:
- the SNCAIP gene encoding synphilin-1 isoform X3, with product MDEILDVPYIKSSQQLVPFTKVAPEKKILGVCSAVNGLSGKTCSAGNTESSPAGGTQFCVLSPVKGSQLRKTQPIVLDQHKHLTEELELSQPLVKCSSVHESEAQGKGFLSRTFVDPHAHKTEKTMPSCHLRTFHLQSAVAESKQLEELSMNWGSAGGHEERSEEVKKIKSILNIVKEGQISLLPHLAADNLDKIHDECDNNLLHVAASKGHAECLQHLTSLMGEDCLNERNAEQLTPAGLAIKNGQLECVRWMVSETEAIAELSCSKDHPSLIHYAGCYGQEKILLWLLQFMQEQGISLDEVDQDGNTAVHIAAQHGYLGCIQTLVEYGANVTMQNHVGEKPSQSAERHGHTMCSRYLVVVETCMSLASQVVKLTKQLKEQTVERVTLQNQLQQLLEAQRSEGKSLPTSPSLPSSPASGKPQWKPSEADELSPPKSKLNTQDGIQILGSLGTSSRSRAKIKDEDSDKILRQLLGKEISENVCMQEKLTLEFQDAHASSKNVKKILPEKRELKLARLRQLMQRSLSESDTDSANSEDHKNTSVKRTDKPRPQPIVESVESTESLHLMIKKHTSAAGRRFPFGIRASKSVDGHSPSPTSESSDPDNEAPYQSGSVPQSQFCGDNSPSSMDSATAQKVATSPKSALKSPSSKRRTSQNLKLRVTFEEPVVQVELAESELNEEKDKDQSKGLIRAPPSSGEPVGDQLKRPFGTFRSIMETLSGNQNNNNNCQTANLIKTSSTLPFTSLGRKTADSKGNPAALTKGRNKPGPHFSYTSLSSSMLNEELLCNYAWNDDISRKSQKSDSQKSTEEPELQEFFL from the exons ATGGATGAAATTTTGGATGTGCCTTATATTAAATCAAGCCAGCAGCTTGTTCCGTTTACAAAGGTAGctcctgagaaaaaaattttggGTGTTTGTTCAGCAGTGAATGGTCTTAGTGGCAAGACCTGCTCAGCAGGGAACACAGAGAGCTCGCCTGCTGGCGGGACACAGTTCTGTGTGCTGTCTCCTGTGAAAGGCTCTCAGCTCAGAAAAACACAGCCCATTGTCCTTGATCAGCACAAACACTTAACAGAAGAATTAGAGCTTTCCCAGCCTTTAGTTAAGTGTAGCTCGGTCCATGAATCTGAAGCCCAAGGCAAGGGCTTCCTCAGCAGGACATTCGTTGATCCTCATGCTCACAAAACAGAGAAGACTATGCCCAGCTGCCACCTGAGGACTTTCCACCTGCAGTCGGCGGtggcagaaagcaagcagctagAGGAGCTGAGTATGAACTGGGGCAGTGCAGGGGGGCACGAAGAGAGGAGTgaagaggtgaaaaaaatcaagagcatCTTAAACATTGTAAAGGAAGGCCAAATATCTTTACTA ccaCATTTAGCAGCAGATAATCTGGATAAAATCCATGATGAGTGTGACAACAATCTGTTACATGTAGCAGCATCAAAGGGACATGCAGAATGCCTGCAGCATCTCACTTCTTTGATGGGTGAAGACTGTTTGAATGAACGAAACGCTGAGCAGCTAACTCCAGCTGGATTAGCCATAAAG aacGGTCAGCTGGAGTGTGTTCGATGGATGGTGAGTGAAACAGAAGCTATTGCAGAGTTAAGTTGCTCAAAAGACCACCCAAGCCTTATTCATTATGCAGGTTGCTATGGCCAG GAGAAAATCCTTCTGTGGCTTCTTCAGTTTATGCAAGAACAAGGGATTTCACTGGATGAAGTTGACCAGGATGGAAATACAGCTGTTCACATAGCTGCTCAACACGGCTATCTAGGATGCATACAG acaTTGGTTGAGTATGGAGCAAATGTCACCATGCAAAACCATGTGGGAGAGAAACCCTCACAAAGCGCTGAGCGACATGGGCACACCATGTGTTCCCGCTACTTAGTAGTTGTGGAGACATGTATGTCATTGGCCTCGCAGGTTGTCAAGCTAACTAAGCAGCTGAAGGA GCAGACAGTGGAACGTGTGACATTACAGAACCAACTCCAGCAGCTTTTAGAAGCCCAGCGGTCAGAGGGCAAGTCACTGCCCACATCCCCAAG cttgccATCATCTCCTGCTTCTGGCAAACCCCAGTGGAAACCATCTGAAGCAGATGAACTGTCTCCACCAAAAAGTAAATTGAACACCCAAGATGGGATTCAGATTCTTGGCAGCTTGGGAACTTCTAGTCGCAGTCGAGCCAAGATAAAAGATGAGGACTCAGATAAAATCTTGCGCCAGTTGCTGGGGAAGGAAATCTCTGAAAATGTCTGTATGCAGGAAAAGCTGACTTTGGAATTTCAGGATGCTCATGCATCCTCCAAGAACGTGAAGAAGATTTTGCCAGAGAAAAGGGAGCTGAAGTTAGCTAGACTGAGACAGCTAATGCAGAGGTCACTCAGCGAGTCTGACACAGACTCAGCTAATTCTGAGGACCACAAGAACACCTCTGTGAAAAGAACTGACAAACCAAGACCTCAGCCCATAGTGGAGAGTGTTGAAAGCACAGAGAGTTTGCACCTGATGATTAAGAAACACACTTCTGCAGCAGGGCGCCGCTTCCCTTTTGGTATCAGGGCCTCTAAGTCCGTGGATGGCCACAGTCCGTCCCCTACTTCAGAGAGCAGCGATCCAGATAATGAAGCCCCGTATCAGTCTGGTAGTGTTCCTCAGAGCCAATTTTGTGGAGACAACTCTCCATCCAGCATGGACAGTGCCACTGCTCAAAAGGTTGCCACCAGCCCTAAGAGTGCTCTCAAGTCTCCGTCTTCAAAGCGCAGAACCTCCCAAAATCTGAAACTCCGAGTGACTTTCGAGGAGCCTGTGGTGCAGGTGGAGCTAGCAGAGTCAGAACTGAATGAGGAAAAGGATAAAGACCAGAGCAAAGGACTCATTCGGGCtccccccagctctggggaGCCAGTGGGGGACCAGCTGAAAAGGCCTTTTGGAACCTTTCGGTCCATAATGGAGACGCTGAGTGGCAaccaaaataacaacaacaactgTCAAACTGCAAACCTGATCAAAACCTCATCAACGCTGCCTTTTACCTCATTAGGAAGGAAGACAGCAGACAGCAAGGGAAATCCAGCAGCTCttacaaaaggaagaaacaagcCA GGTCCTCACTTCAGCTACACCAGTCTTTCTTCTAGCATGCTGAATGAAGAACTTCTGTGTAACTATGCTTG
- the SNCAIP gene encoding synphilin-1 isoform X1 translates to MEAPEYLDLDEIDFSDDISYSVTSLKTIPELCRRCDSQNEDRSVSSSSWNCGVSTLIGNAQKPTGIADVCNKFRPVKRVSPLKHQPESSENNESDDRKNQKGEYQKGSDSQSAPPNDDQSPGEGESLKSKNIEPAVLLGELEHYDLDMDEILDVPYIKSSQQLVPFTKVAPEKKILGVCSAVNGLSGKTCSAGNTESSPAGGTQFCVLSPVKGSQLRKTQPIVLDQHKHLTEELELSQPLVKCSSVHESEAQGKGFLSRTFVDPHAHKTEKTMPSCHLRTFHLQSAVAESKQLEELSMNWGSAGGHEERSEEVKKIKSILNIVKEGQISLLPHLAADNLDKIHDECDNNLLHVAASKGHAECLQHLTSLMGEDCLNERNAEQLTPAGLAIKNGQLECVRWMVSETEAIAELSCSKDHPSLIHYAGCYGQEKILLWLLQFMQEQGISLDEVDQDGNTAVHIAAQHGYLGCIQTLVEYGANVTMQNHVGEKPSQSAERHGHTMCSRYLVVVETCMSLASQVVKLTKQLKEQTVERVTLQNQLQQLLEAQRSEGKSLPTSPSLPSSPASGKPQWKPSEADELSPPKSKLNTQDGIQILGSLGTSSRSRAKIKDEDSDKILRQLLGKEISENVCMQEKLTLEFQDAHASSKNVKKILPEKRELKLARLRQLMQRSLSESDTDSANSEDHKNTSVKRTDKPRPQPIVESVESTESLHLMIKKHTSAAGRRFPFGIRASKSVDGHSPSPTSESSDPDNEAPYQSGSVPQSQFCGDNSPSSMDSATAQKVATSPKSALKSPSSKRRTSQNLKLRVTFEEPVVQVELAESELNEEKDKDQSKGLIRAPPSSGEPVGDQLKRPFGTFRSIMETLSGNQNNNNNCQTANLIKTSSTLPFTSLGRKTADSKGNPAALTKGRNKPGPHFSYTSLSSSMLNEELLCNYAWNDDISRKSQKSDSQKSTEEPELQEFFL, encoded by the exons tttccagcagcagctggaactgTGGAGTCTCAACTCTTATCGGAAATGCACAGAAACCAACAGGAATTGCAGATGTGTGCAATAAATTCAGACCAGTGAAGAGGGTTTCCCCATTAAAGCACCAGCCAGAAAGCTCTGAGAACAACGAAAGTGATGACCGGAAGAACCAGAAGGGAGAATACCAGAAAGGCAGTGATTCTCAGTCTGCACCTCCAAATGATGACCAGAGTCCAGGAGAAGGAGAGAGccttaaaagcaaaaacatcGAGCCTGCTGTTCTGCTTGGGGAGCTGGAGCACTATGACCTGGATATGGATGAAATTTTGGATGTGCCTTATATTAAATCAAGCCAGCAGCTTGTTCCGTTTACAAAGGTAGctcctgagaaaaaaattttggGTGTTTGTTCAGCAGTGAATGGTCTTAGTGGCAAGACCTGCTCAGCAGGGAACACAGAGAGCTCGCCTGCTGGCGGGACACAGTTCTGTGTGCTGTCTCCTGTGAAAGGCTCTCAGCTCAGAAAAACACAGCCCATTGTCCTTGATCAGCACAAACACTTAACAGAAGAATTAGAGCTTTCCCAGCCTTTAGTTAAGTGTAGCTCGGTCCATGAATCTGAAGCCCAAGGCAAGGGCTTCCTCAGCAGGACATTCGTTGATCCTCATGCTCACAAAACAGAGAAGACTATGCCCAGCTGCCACCTGAGGACTTTCCACCTGCAGTCGGCGGtggcagaaagcaagcagctagAGGAGCTGAGTATGAACTGGGGCAGTGCAGGGGGGCACGAAGAGAGGAGTgaagaggtgaaaaaaatcaagagcatCTTAAACATTGTAAAGGAAGGCCAAATATCTTTACTA ccaCATTTAGCAGCAGATAATCTGGATAAAATCCATGATGAGTGTGACAACAATCTGTTACATGTAGCAGCATCAAAGGGACATGCAGAATGCCTGCAGCATCTCACTTCTTTGATGGGTGAAGACTGTTTGAATGAACGAAACGCTGAGCAGCTAACTCCAGCTGGATTAGCCATAAAG aacGGTCAGCTGGAGTGTGTTCGATGGATGGTGAGTGAAACAGAAGCTATTGCAGAGTTAAGTTGCTCAAAAGACCACCCAAGCCTTATTCATTATGCAGGTTGCTATGGCCAG GAGAAAATCCTTCTGTGGCTTCTTCAGTTTATGCAAGAACAAGGGATTTCACTGGATGAAGTTGACCAGGATGGAAATACAGCTGTTCACATAGCTGCTCAACACGGCTATCTAGGATGCATACAG acaTTGGTTGAGTATGGAGCAAATGTCACCATGCAAAACCATGTGGGAGAGAAACCCTCACAAAGCGCTGAGCGACATGGGCACACCATGTGTTCCCGCTACTTAGTAGTTGTGGAGACATGTATGTCATTGGCCTCGCAGGTTGTCAAGCTAACTAAGCAGCTGAAGGA GCAGACAGTGGAACGTGTGACATTACAGAACCAACTCCAGCAGCTTTTAGAAGCCCAGCGGTCAGAGGGCAAGTCACTGCCCACATCCCCAAG cttgccATCATCTCCTGCTTCTGGCAAACCCCAGTGGAAACCATCTGAAGCAGATGAACTGTCTCCACCAAAAAGTAAATTGAACACCCAAGATGGGATTCAGATTCTTGGCAGCTTGGGAACTTCTAGTCGCAGTCGAGCCAAGATAAAAGATGAGGACTCAGATAAAATCTTGCGCCAGTTGCTGGGGAAGGAAATCTCTGAAAATGTCTGTATGCAGGAAAAGCTGACTTTGGAATTTCAGGATGCTCATGCATCCTCCAAGAACGTGAAGAAGATTTTGCCAGAGAAAAGGGAGCTGAAGTTAGCTAGACTGAGACAGCTAATGCAGAGGTCACTCAGCGAGTCTGACACAGACTCAGCTAATTCTGAGGACCACAAGAACACCTCTGTGAAAAGAACTGACAAACCAAGACCTCAGCCCATAGTGGAGAGTGTTGAAAGCACAGAGAGTTTGCACCTGATGATTAAGAAACACACTTCTGCAGCAGGGCGCCGCTTCCCTTTTGGTATCAGGGCCTCTAAGTCCGTGGATGGCCACAGTCCGTCCCCTACTTCAGAGAGCAGCGATCCAGATAATGAAGCCCCGTATCAGTCTGGTAGTGTTCCTCAGAGCCAATTTTGTGGAGACAACTCTCCATCCAGCATGGACAGTGCCACTGCTCAAAAGGTTGCCACCAGCCCTAAGAGTGCTCTCAAGTCTCCGTCTTCAAAGCGCAGAACCTCCCAAAATCTGAAACTCCGAGTGACTTTCGAGGAGCCTGTGGTGCAGGTGGAGCTAGCAGAGTCAGAACTGAATGAGGAAAAGGATAAAGACCAGAGCAAAGGACTCATTCGGGCtccccccagctctggggaGCCAGTGGGGGACCAGCTGAAAAGGCCTTTTGGAACCTTTCGGTCCATAATGGAGACGCTGAGTGGCAaccaaaataacaacaacaactgTCAAACTGCAAACCTGATCAAAACCTCATCAACGCTGCCTTTTACCTCATTAGGAAGGAAGACAGCAGACAGCAAGGGAAATCCAGCAGCTCttacaaaaggaagaaacaagcCA GGTCCTCACTTCAGCTACACCAGTCTTTCTTCTAGCATGCTGAATGAAGAACTTCTGTGTAACTATGCTTG
- the SNCAIP gene encoding synphilin-1 isoform X2, giving the protein MEAPEYLDLDEIDFSDDISYSVTSLKTIPELCRRCDSQNEDRSVSSSSWNCGVSTLIGNAQKPTGIADVCNKFRPVKRVSPLKHQPESSENNESDDRKNQKGEYQKGSDSQSAPPNDDQSPGEGESLKSKNIEPAVLLGELEHYDLDMDEILDVPYIKSSQQLVPFTKVAPEKKILGVCSAVNGLSGKTCSAGNTESSPAGGTQFCVLSPVKGSQLRKTQPIVLDQHKHLTEELELSQPLVKCSSVHESEAQGKGFLSRTFVDPHAHKTEKTMPSCHLRTFHLQSAVAESKQLEELSMNWGSAGGHEERSEEVKKIKSILNIVKEGQISLLPHLAADNLDKIHDECDNNLLHVAASKGHAECLQHLTSLMGEDCLNERNAEQLTPAGLAIKNGQLECVRWMVSETEAIAELSCSKDHPSLIHYAGCYGQEKILLWLLQFMQEQGISLDEVDQDGNTAVHIAAQHGYLGCIQTLVEYGANVTMQNHVGEKPSQSAERHGHTMCSRYLVVVETCMSLASQVVKLTKQLKEQTVERVTLQNQLQQLLEAQRSEGKSLPTSPSLPSSPASGKPQWKPSEADELSPPKSKLNTQDGIQILGSLGTSSRSRAKIKDEDSDKILRQLLGKEISENVCMQEKLTLEFQDAHASSKNVKKILPEKRELKLARLRQLMQRSLSESDTDSANSEDHKNTSVKRTDKPRPQPIVESVESTESLHLMIKKHTSAAGRRFPFGIRASKSVDGHSPSPTSESSDPDNEAPYQSGSVPQSQFCGDNSPSSMDSATAQKVATSPKSALKSPSSKRRTSQNLKLRVTFEEPVVQVELAESELNEEKDKDQSKGLIRAPPSSGEPVGDQLKRPFGTFRSIMETLSGNQNNNNNCQTANLIKTSSTLPFTSLGRKTADSKGNPAALTKGRNKPE; this is encoded by the exons tttccagcagcagctggaactgTGGAGTCTCAACTCTTATCGGAAATGCACAGAAACCAACAGGAATTGCAGATGTGTGCAATAAATTCAGACCAGTGAAGAGGGTTTCCCCATTAAAGCACCAGCCAGAAAGCTCTGAGAACAACGAAAGTGATGACCGGAAGAACCAGAAGGGAGAATACCAGAAAGGCAGTGATTCTCAGTCTGCACCTCCAAATGATGACCAGAGTCCAGGAGAAGGAGAGAGccttaaaagcaaaaacatcGAGCCTGCTGTTCTGCTTGGGGAGCTGGAGCACTATGACCTGGATATGGATGAAATTTTGGATGTGCCTTATATTAAATCAAGCCAGCAGCTTGTTCCGTTTACAAAGGTAGctcctgagaaaaaaattttggGTGTTTGTTCAGCAGTGAATGGTCTTAGTGGCAAGACCTGCTCAGCAGGGAACACAGAGAGCTCGCCTGCTGGCGGGACACAGTTCTGTGTGCTGTCTCCTGTGAAAGGCTCTCAGCTCAGAAAAACACAGCCCATTGTCCTTGATCAGCACAAACACTTAACAGAAGAATTAGAGCTTTCCCAGCCTTTAGTTAAGTGTAGCTCGGTCCATGAATCTGAAGCCCAAGGCAAGGGCTTCCTCAGCAGGACATTCGTTGATCCTCATGCTCACAAAACAGAGAAGACTATGCCCAGCTGCCACCTGAGGACTTTCCACCTGCAGTCGGCGGtggcagaaagcaagcagctagAGGAGCTGAGTATGAACTGGGGCAGTGCAGGGGGGCACGAAGAGAGGAGTgaagaggtgaaaaaaatcaagagcatCTTAAACATTGTAAAGGAAGGCCAAATATCTTTACTA ccaCATTTAGCAGCAGATAATCTGGATAAAATCCATGATGAGTGTGACAACAATCTGTTACATGTAGCAGCATCAAAGGGACATGCAGAATGCCTGCAGCATCTCACTTCTTTGATGGGTGAAGACTGTTTGAATGAACGAAACGCTGAGCAGCTAACTCCAGCTGGATTAGCCATAAAG aacGGTCAGCTGGAGTGTGTTCGATGGATGGTGAGTGAAACAGAAGCTATTGCAGAGTTAAGTTGCTCAAAAGACCACCCAAGCCTTATTCATTATGCAGGTTGCTATGGCCAG GAGAAAATCCTTCTGTGGCTTCTTCAGTTTATGCAAGAACAAGGGATTTCACTGGATGAAGTTGACCAGGATGGAAATACAGCTGTTCACATAGCTGCTCAACACGGCTATCTAGGATGCATACAG acaTTGGTTGAGTATGGAGCAAATGTCACCATGCAAAACCATGTGGGAGAGAAACCCTCACAAAGCGCTGAGCGACATGGGCACACCATGTGTTCCCGCTACTTAGTAGTTGTGGAGACATGTATGTCATTGGCCTCGCAGGTTGTCAAGCTAACTAAGCAGCTGAAGGA GCAGACAGTGGAACGTGTGACATTACAGAACCAACTCCAGCAGCTTTTAGAAGCCCAGCGGTCAGAGGGCAAGTCACTGCCCACATCCCCAAG cttgccATCATCTCCTGCTTCTGGCAAACCCCAGTGGAAACCATCTGAAGCAGATGAACTGTCTCCACCAAAAAGTAAATTGAACACCCAAGATGGGATTCAGATTCTTGGCAGCTTGGGAACTTCTAGTCGCAGTCGAGCCAAGATAAAAGATGAGGACTCAGATAAAATCTTGCGCCAGTTGCTGGGGAAGGAAATCTCTGAAAATGTCTGTATGCAGGAAAAGCTGACTTTGGAATTTCAGGATGCTCATGCATCCTCCAAGAACGTGAAGAAGATTTTGCCAGAGAAAAGGGAGCTGAAGTTAGCTAGACTGAGACAGCTAATGCAGAGGTCACTCAGCGAGTCTGACACAGACTCAGCTAATTCTGAGGACCACAAGAACACCTCTGTGAAAAGAACTGACAAACCAAGACCTCAGCCCATAGTGGAGAGTGTTGAAAGCACAGAGAGTTTGCACCTGATGATTAAGAAACACACTTCTGCAGCAGGGCGCCGCTTCCCTTTTGGTATCAGGGCCTCTAAGTCCGTGGATGGCCACAGTCCGTCCCCTACTTCAGAGAGCAGCGATCCAGATAATGAAGCCCCGTATCAGTCTGGTAGTGTTCCTCAGAGCCAATTTTGTGGAGACAACTCTCCATCCAGCATGGACAGTGCCACTGCTCAAAAGGTTGCCACCAGCCCTAAGAGTGCTCTCAAGTCTCCGTCTTCAAAGCGCAGAACCTCCCAAAATCTGAAACTCCGAGTGACTTTCGAGGAGCCTGTGGTGCAGGTGGAGCTAGCAGAGTCAGAACTGAATGAGGAAAAGGATAAAGACCAGAGCAAAGGACTCATTCGGGCtccccccagctctggggaGCCAGTGGGGGACCAGCTGAAAAGGCCTTTTGGAACCTTTCGGTCCATAATGGAGACGCTGAGTGGCAaccaaaataacaacaacaactgTCAAACTGCAAACCTGATCAAAACCTCATCAACGCTGCCTTTTACCTCATTAGGAAGGAAGACAGCAGACAGCAAGGGAAATCCAGCAGCTCttacaaaaggaagaaacaagcCA